A stretch of the Vitis riparia cultivar Riparia Gloire de Montpellier isolate 1030 chromosome 13, EGFV_Vit.rip_1.0, whole genome shotgun sequence genome encodes the following:
- the LOC117928911 gene encoding calcium and calcium/calmodulin-dependent serine/threonine-protein kinase-like: MGQETRRLLDEYEVSDVLGRGGFSVVRRGTRKSSSGENPVAIKTLKRCGQTNLPGLPRNRGSEKRVASMAFPTWKQVSISDALLTNEILVMRKIVEHVSPHPNVINLHDVYEDPSGVHLVLELCSGGELFDRIVAQARYSEAGAAAVVKQLAEGLKALHQANIIHRDLKPENCLFLDKSEDATLKIMDFGLSSVEEFTDPVVGLFGSIDYVSPEVLSQGKISSASDMWSLGVILYILLSGYPPFIAQSNRQKQQMIIAGDFSFYEKTWKNISSSAKQLISSLLTVDPERRPTAQQLLQHPWVMGDSAKQDQMDAEIVSRLQSFNARRKFRAAAIASVWSSTVFLRTKKLKTLVGSHDLTQEELENLRIHFKEICLKGDNATLSEFEQVLKAMNMSSLIPLAGRIFDLFDNNRDGTVDMREILCGFSSLRNSQGDDALRLCFQMYDTDRSGCITKEEVASMLRALPDDCLPADITEPGKLDEIFDLMDANSDGKVTFEEFKTAMQRDSSLQDVVLSSLRPL, encoded by the exons ATGGGACAGGAAACAAGGAGACTTTTAGATGAATATGAAGTATCAGACGTTCTGGGGAGAGGAGGATTCTCAGTTGTGAGAAGGGGTACAAGGAAATCAAGTAGTGGTGAAAACCCTGTAGCCATCAAGACGCTGAAAAGGTGTGGACAAACGAATCTACCAGGACTCCCCCGTAACCGTGGCAGCGAGAAACGTGTGGCGTCGATGGCATTCCCTACATGGAAACAAGTGTCGATTTCAGATGCATTACTGACAAATGAAATCTTGGTTATGAGGAAAATAGTAGAACATGTTTCACCGCACCCCAATGTGATCAACCTCCACGACGTGTATGAGGACCCAAGCGGGGTTCACCTTGTGCTTGAGCTTTGTTCCGGGGGAGAGCTGTTTGATCGGATCGTGGCACAGGCGAGGTACTCAGAGGCTGGCGCTGCAGCTGTGGTTAAGCAGCTTGCAGAAGGGCTAAAGGCGCTACACCAGGCCAATATTATCCATAGAGACTTGAAGCCTGAGAATTGTCTATTCTTAGACAAAAGTGAGGATGCTACTTTGAAGATCATGGACTTTGGGCTGAGTTCTGTGGAGGAATTCACAGATCCAGTTGTGGGGTTGTTCGGTTCCATAGACTATGTGTCGCCAGAAGTTCTTTCTCAGGGCAAAATCTCATCTGCAAGTGATATGTGGTCTTTGGGAGTGATCTTGTATATTCTCCTCTCTGG GTATCCACCTTTCATCGCACAGTCAAATCGGCAGAAACAGCAAATGATAATAGCT GGAGACTTCAGCTTCTATGAGAAGACCTGGAAGAACATTTCTTCATCAGCAAAGCAATTAATTTCCAGTCTCCTCACAGTTGATCCTGAGAGGAGACCTACAGCTCAACAA CTCCTCCAGCATCCATGGGTCATGGGAGATTCTGCCAAGCAGGATCAAATGGATGCAGAGATTGTTTCACGACTGCAGAGTTTTAATGCCCGGCGCAAATTCCGTGCTGCTGCAATAGCAAGTGTGTGGAGTAGCACGGTGTTCTTGAGAACAAAGAAGCTGAAAACTTTAGTAGGGTCCCATGACCTTACCCAGGAGGAACTTGAGAACCTGAGGATCCATTTTAAGGAAAT ATGCTTAAAAGGCGACAATGCCACTCTATCTGAATTTGAGCAGGTGCTAAAAGCAATGAACATGTCATCACTAATTCCTCTGGCAGGCCGCATCTTTGATCTATTTGACAACAACCGAGATGGCACAGTTGACATGAGAGAGATACTCTGTGGGTTCTCCAGCCTCAGAAATTCACAAGGAGATGATGCTCTACGCTTGTGCTTCCAG ATGTATGACACCGACAGGTCTGGATGCATTACTAAGGAAGAAGTAGCATCCATGCTTAGA GCTTTGCCAGATGACTGTCTTCCAGCAGATATCACAGAACCAGGAAAATTAGATGAGATATTTGACCTGATGGATGCCAACAGCGATGGAAAAGTAACCTTTGAAGAGTTCAAAACAGCCATGCAGAGAGATAGCTCCCTCCAAGATGTAGTCCTCTCCTCTCTCCGCCCACTATAG